TCACATAAATTATCGTGAATATGATCATTAACAAGTTTTACTCCTTTTATCATAGGAGTTGCAGCTGGTTTGGAAGTAATCAAACCTATATCAGAAACAAATTCCATTATGTATTTTCTTTGATTCACATATATACCATCCACATTATGTATTATTTCTAATCCTAAAAAAAACTTAGCAATGCCAAGATCCTTAATACAATATTTAGAATCAACAATGTTTTTAACGTATTCAATATCTTGTAAGAAGTTATCTGccaataaaatatcatcaacatataataataaacaagtGATTTGTTCTCctattattttaatgaatagaGAATGATCATTTTGTGATTGTAAAAAACCAATATCTAAAAGACTTTTAGAAATTTCAAAGTGTCATTGTCTTGAAGACTGTTTCATTCCATATAAACTCTTATTGAGTTTACATACTTGGTTTGGATATTTACAATTCAAACCTTCAGGTATAGACATGTACACATCCTCATTAAGACAACCATGCAAAAAAAGCATTATTTACGTCAATATGATGTAAATGCCATTTACTTGCAGCTGTCAAGGTTAATAATAATCTAACAGTTACATTCTTTGCTACTGGAGCAAAACTTTGGTGAAAATATACACCATCAATTTGACTGTATCATTTTTCCATTAAACGtgatttacatttatttatactaCCATCagaattaaattttgttttataaatccaTCTACAACTTTTTTTACCATTTGGTAGTTGTGTAAAAGTTCATGTGTTGTTTTTTGTTTAAGACATTAGTTCTGAATTCATTGTTTCAACGCAATCTGAATTCATTGCAGCTTGTTTGTATGAAACTGAATTATGTGATTGATCAATGTTTCTTAAAAATTCTgtatagtttaaattattatatacagTTGCAAAAGGAAAAGTTGAAggcataaaaatataatttttcctTCTATGAGTTGTTTTTGCATGGTTTGTGAAATCTTTCATCCATGTTGGTGTATGTGAAATTCTAGAACTTCtccttaaaatattttcagtGTCATTTTGTTGTGacataaaaattttgaatatgaGATGCAAATTCAGGAAAACATTTTCAGTATAAAGATCATGAAATAGTTGAATAAATCATTTTGTTCAAACTCTTCCACACTTATATCttatatttcatcatcaaaGAAAGTTGAaacatcttttaattttattttagattaatctAATGAAACTTCATCTTTCATAAAATGGAAATATTTTCTcattgttaaaataatagaaaggattatattgtattgaattaaataaattatgtctattatatagacattacattgaacttataaggaaactaatataatataatatactaatgatataatataatatactaatgatattatcttatattctaacactCATTAAATATAACATCTCTAGAAACTGATATATTTTTAGTCTCTAGTTCATACACATTATACCCATTTTGATTCATGGAATATCCTATACagacacatttttttttctatatgtGTAAACTTTGATTTATATGACAATACATTAATTGTATaacataaacatttaaatacAATAAGTAaactatgataaaaaaaaattcttttattaataaattggagttttcaaatcaaatttcttCATTGGTCTTCGATTAATCGAAAATGTTGTATTGAGTAATGAATGTGCCCAAAATTTTGAAGCCAAGTGAGAATCAATCATGATAGACCTCGCTCTTTGAACAAGATGCATATGTTTTCTTTCTAAAACTCTATTTTGTTATGGAGTGTATGAACATGTTGTTTGATGAATTATACcaagatatttaaaaagattgaaacacctatcattaataaattatgttccATTATCAGTCGTAATTATTTTTACGTTtgtttcatattaatttttaagtatGAAAAATTGTTACAGTTTTTCAAATACATATGTCTTATGAGGAATAAGATAAATCCAAGTACatcgtgaaaaatcatcaatactGGTAATCATGTAAGAACAGTTTAAAATTGACTCTTCTTATAGGGCCCCTATAAATCAACATGAATCAATTCAAAGATTTTATCAGTCTTAATAACACTATCATTAAGGTAATCTAATTGACTTAGATAATGAGCATGAATAACAatgtttatttctttcaaatgtATTTAGGTAAATGGATTTAATAACTCGGTCTGAAGGATGaccaaatattttatgaataacTTCATAATCAATTACtgaattattaaatgtttgACTGAAACAAGTACTATCAGATATATTGTCTTTAGaactaagaaaaaaatatcataaaatatcataaacatTATTTGTAATTGTGTCACTAGAAACGAAATACAGGTTCCTATAATCTTTCCAATCTCAACATTTGATGCAAACTTATGGTCATGTAAGATGCACAATGTTTTTTAGAAAAGACAATTTGTCTTGTTATCATCAATAAGCTTAGTTGTTGATATCACTAAGTATTAACtcaattgaaattataattgttcctACTTCTGAAATTGATTTACATGACCCAGTAGCTAAATACATAAGTAGGAGTCTCTAATTTCCTAATGTCTTTCATTAGATTCTTGCTATTGCATACATAACATGATGCACCTGAGTCTATTAACTATTCGTTTTTATCTTTAACTAAGTTGTTGCTGCTTATATTAAACTCAAAAAAGGTATATGAATGAGATTTAAGTTCAGAACACTTACCTGCTGTTATACCACTTGAGGATGCTTCGGTTGCTCCTTTTCCTTTGACATCTCTCATGTTTTTTAGAAAATCTTTGTACATTATGTATTTTTCAAGAGTTGCATCTCCATACTTATCATACTCTGAAGCATTATTGATTGTACTTGTGcttcctctttctttcttttttttttgttattttcctTAGATTGTTTCCACCAGTCCGGATAACCAACAAtcataaaacaatttttttcaaatggcCCTTACCTCCGTAATGAAAACACAGAAGATTCTTGGACTTAAACCTGTCCGAATTGCTTCTTCCTTCTCTTGCATACATGGAGTTGTCTTGATTGACATTTCTTAGATAGTTTTCTTTTTCACATTCTGCAATATTGTAAAAGCTCTGTAAACAACAGACCATACCATGGTTCTTGCATTAGTATTTGATCATTCACATATTCATATTGATCATTAAATCCCGTCAGAAATTGCAGTAACTTATAATCTTCGTCATCTTGAATCATTTCAAGTTCCAGAAAACATCCATCGCAATTTATCTTAGTTCCCTTACACCTACATCTTATAAGTGGTTCAATACATTTTCTAATTGGTTTCAAACTAAGCATTTCATCCCACATGAGTCTAACCTTAGAATAGTATTCTTCTATGTCATTTAATCCTTGCTAAAATATGACAATATTCTTTTGGAGATAACACCTTTGGACCGTTGTTTCCTTTGTATCTTGATTTAATTTCCAGTCAGTGGTCGCGACTTGTTTAGTTGATTGAAACCTTCTTTGAAGTCTCACGTCGATCGTATTCATCATCCAGGCACGAACCATAGAGTCGATGATTCCCCACTGCCTTCCATCTTCTAGATCTGTAGGCCCATATATGAATCTGATTATTATCTTAGCTAATAAGGCAAGTTGGACGTTAAGACACCATTCGTAATAGATCTCTCTAGTGAGAACAACAATAGTTAAAGTTGGTCCTGGATGACCTGTTGGATGAATGACCAAAGGATCATTGTTGTATTTCCTCTTTGTTGGATGAGTCAGTTGAGGCTAAGAAGTGTTGATTGCTGGATTAGCATTTTGAGCAGTGTTAGGGTTAGAGTTGCTTGACGCTTCGCCGATATTCACCATCTTGATTTTCATTAGCAATCATAGGAGATCAATTTGACTCTAATACCAtgtagaacttaacaaaaattaaGGTCAAGAAATGGTGTTGAAGAGATAATTAGAAAttgttatgaaaaaaattaaagagaaagcAATGAACACAAGAATGAGAGAAAAACTCGATAGaaaatttgtgatattttattacgtataaataatatcataaatccaTTACATGTAAAAAAAAGCTCTCACCTAAACTAAATAAGTCTCTCACAAAATATAGGTACAAATTATACCttaactttaatattaatattaattaatataataatggttATAACCCCTCTAACTCATGTAACTAATTAGGAATGATTATacccaattaaaaaaaaacattattttaactatCTAATGGTACATAACTTCTACCACTATCATACTTCCATGAAAAAACAGACCCAGTCTAGTCTCgtgtttaaataaaaacaacaagatgaaaaataaaataaaaaatgcaatCTCCCATTCTTCTTTCATTATTTCTTTCTATAAATTATGAAACTCTATTGATTGattcattcaaatcatattcGAATCTAGCCATGGGTTCTAATTCCGAATCCAAATTGCCTAGAACCAAAATCATGCTCTCCAAAGTTGCCTCTGCCGCAGCCACGGCAATGCTTATCCGAACAATAGCAAAAGACTTTCTTCCCGACGAATTCATCTACTACATTTCATGCAAGCTACGTAACTTCTTGAATCAATTCTCCTCCCACATAACAATGGTGGTCGAACAATACGATGGTCTTGTAGCCAACGAAATCTACGAGGCAGCCGTCGTTTACCTCGGTTCCAAAGCTTCCTCCGCCAATCGTCGATTCAAGATCAAGAAACCGCATAAGGAGAAGTCTATTTCCTTCGCTGTTGATCGGAATGAACAATTAGATGACGAATTCGAAGGTGTCAAAATCAAATGGGTTTCCGTCTGTAAAGAACGCGACAACAGTGACTTCCCAAACAGTGACTTCCCAAACAGACGGTCTGAGATAAGGTCGTTTGAGATCAATTTCCATAAGAAGGACAAACAGAAGGTTCTTGAATCTTACCTGCCTTATGTTTTGAAACAGGCTCAGATTGCTAAGAACTTGACTAAATCAATCAAGATATTCACCCTCGATCCGTATAAGTTGAGGTATGGAGATATGTCGAATGTGTGGATACCGGTTCATCTTGATCATCCATCGAACTTTGATACATTGGCTATGGATTcggagatgaagaagatgatcgtGAATGATCTGGATCAGTTCGTCAGCGGGCGAGAGTATTACAAGAAAGTTGGCAAGGCTTGGAAGAGAGGTTATCTTCTTTATGGACCACCTGGAACGGGGAAATCGAGTTTGATTGCTGCAATGGCGAACCATTTGAAATTTGACGTATACGATTTGGAATTGACAGCGTTGGATAACAACACCGATCTTCGGAAGCTGCTATTGTTCACGGCGAACCGTTCGATTTTGGTTGTGGAAGATATTGACTGCACAATTCAGTTCCATGACAGGGCCGGAGAGCAGCCGTCGGATTCACCTCCATCATCCGGAGAGTCaaaggaaaatgaaaacaaatacaAGGTATGTCAGTTTTAGAGGAGCACTGTCTTTATATCAATGTTTAAATAGATTCTTAAACTTTTACTAATAAATGTTTGTCTTGCTATAATAGGTAACATTGTCCGGTTTCCTCAATTTTGTGGATGGGCTATGGTCGGGTTGTGGTGACGAGCGGATCATAATTTTCACCACGAATCACAAAGAGAAACTCGACCCTGCATTGCTACGCCCTGGTCGTATGGACATGAACATCCACATGTCTTATTGTACTCTGAGCGGGTTCAGATTGCTTGTTCATAACTATCTTGACGTCGATGATCACAACTCATTCGAGGAAATTGAAGAGCTGATCGGATCGGTCGAGGTGACTCCAGCTGAAGTGGCGGAGCAACTGTTGAAGTGTAAGGGAAACAATGTTGATGTAGCGCTTTCTAGTGTCTTATCTTTTCTTAGtgacaagaagaaggaaactaTAATGTCCCAAGAGAAACAATTAGTTGTTGAAGAAAAAAGTGAGGAGAAAGTTCATGATTGCTAGAAACTAGTCACGAGGTTATAAGAACCAAATGTAAAAGGTCGAAAGGAAAACATACAAAATCTGATATTCTAAATACTCCAACTAGGTCGGGGCTCGAGTTATGGGTGACAATTTTTCctattttcattctttcttaataatgttttttcttcTAAGAACAATTGATAAAGAGGACAgtttatttggaaataaatGGTGACAAAGTAAGCTTGTCTTATCTAGACGACAGCACCATTGACATGCTTGGCAATAGTCTGCTGCAGCTCTTCCTTTTTAGCTCCGACAACCTTATCGACTATCTTTCCCTCCTTGAGGAACATGAACGTAGGCATTGACTCGACAGCCCAATCTTTCGCAACTTGCTGCATTAAAAAAACAAGACAACCATTTTTATTCAGAAACAAATACCCTTAAGAAAGACACAAATTCAGGGACTTACCTCAAGTTCATCAACATCCACCTTAAGGAATGTCACAGTTGGTAGTTTCCTAGCCAATTCCGACAAAAATGGTGAAATGAAACGACATGGTCCACACCATGAAGCCGTGAAATCAATCACAAACTGCCACCAAAAGATCATTAATGTCATGTCATATTATGTATATATGCCAAGTAAACATCATTCTCTAAGAGAATCATCAATGCATATCTTTATGTGAATGATTAAACCTAGTTTAAATGACCATAATCCAACAATTTTAACATTGATATAAGTATTCCCAACATATCTTGACTATTTGAATCACTGAGAAGACAACATGTGATGCACATAGCAGAAATATGAGGCACAATTCAAGAACAGGAACTCAGGACCCTTTTCTGATGCTGATGCAATTGAAAGTATGGAGCTAATTGATCTATCTCTTCATGGAAGGAggaaataattcataatatcaTTAGATGAACCATTTAAAAAAGGATGAAGGTCCTTCAATGGAGCTGATTGAAATGATAAAGTATGGAAGACAAAACCATTTTGCTTTGAAATTATGGACCAAATTGAGCACATGGTGGGAGTCGAATTCTATCCCTAGAACACCTTCCTTCAGCTTATTCAACAAGTGGAAGGCAAATTAACGAAGAAATTGAGTTCATTCATACATTATTACAAGATAGCTCTGCATTTGCATCAAACTCAACTTGTTGATCCATTCAAAACTTCTATTAGATTCGGAATAATCCAATTGACCATAACAgcattaacaaaacaaaaaaaacaatctaATGATTCGTCCACATATCATATCTCTCGCTTAGTCTAGGTAAATCTAATGATTCGTTAGCATTAAAGATCTGAGAAATTTGATACTTGACAAAGGTTTAATCCAAAGGTAACGGTATTGACTGGGAGATAATACGTTTCGAAATGAAATTCTTGTCTGAAATTTGAATGAAGACCGATGACGATGCATGAAAGGAAGTATAACAAATTTCGTAAGCAATGAAGATTAGGAACAGATCGGAATGACAGACGGATTAAGGAGAAGCTACTGTAACAAATCATATCAACATTTGTGCAATGAAAAGAGAAGCGGAAACAGAGATTACCAGTTTATTGGAATCATTGCATCTCTGAAGATGCTCGTTCCAGGCGTCCATGTTATGGCAACTGATCACTACTCCTTCATCTcccattctctctctctttctctctcgggccgaagaagaagaagaagaagattgcAGATTGTTTACACAAGGAAGGAAAGGAAGCGTTCTTCACTAAGAATTGGCCATAATACACACAAAGACAGAAAAGGGCTTGGGATTGTGATCTAATTACGCATTTACCAGTGCGTAAATAACGTACATTTTCTTTGTGAGATTATGACAACTGTCAAATATACGGCCTGCTAACAGATTCTTTCATTTTTGTAACAAACttactattaaatatttaaattaattaactcaattagaacatatttttttttctttttttatttgttttttatacacgtttatcttttatatatataatataaatcactattttttttaagaaaacgaggatagtttttttttttattaatagtcagcctattttatgatatttaaaaaaataataaattcaaatatatatatatatatatatatatatatatatatatatatatatatatatatatatatatatatatatatatatatatatatatatatatatatatatatatatatatatatatatataagggaTATATTCAGAAAATAGAGATTAAATGGGTTTGAAAACATTTTAGTGTGgcttgaaaaaacaaaattagttggacttaaaataaaaaataaatggaattattgataaaaattagttaatgaacctgatttttttttattttttcaaaattaataaaaaaaatagggaaacattatatttatatatataatttttttggacTGAAGCCGAATTGATTCCTTTAATGGATACACTGCTTTGTATGATAAAATCTATAGTTTCTGTCTGACTTGTCAAggatttttgtaattaaattaaatatatttttttaatcattttttagataaatttttgaataataaataagagaaataatgTAGAAAGTTAATAAGTATTTCATATTAGTTAAGTACGTTCAccacaatttaatatatatattatttaactcatttacaataaaaattattaaatttaatttttttttaacttaattttttcttcataacaataattttatttattaaaaaaatgtaatcatATTAAATAACTGTACTATAAAGTTATagtattacaaaaataatttcaatcaattaaaaaattttgatcAATAACTTGACATTAATATCTAaaaccaacaaaataaaaataaaattattcaattgattcatattttttttaatattattttctatactCCTAGTTAAATTAAGTTTTCATTCTATATATATTCACGtaaatgtaataataaatattaagttaaCGTCTTTTAAGTTTTAAGACTAAATATcatgttaaaatattgataGGGTCTTTTACAATAacatatcaaattcaaaacaaaCTGACCTTTTTATCTCTTATAATTGAAGtgtaatttttttccttttttttagtTGTTAATCGACTTAATCAATACTTAAAAGTATTTGCTCCTATTAGGGTTGCCCATTGACTTACCCCTGGCTAGTTAAAATGGTAAAAATTAGATGATTAATACATACTAACACTTTATAATTTATCGATATTAGTGTTGTTTTAGGTAATCTCTTCCTAAGGATTTGGACTGGGGTGGGAACTTATGTATTTTCTATTTGAATAATGGTAGGTAGGGTAGGGAGACGATGGGGGCAACGACTCCCCCAACGACCTTCACCTCACATACACGTGGAAAAAATAAGtcacggttaaaataaaataataatttatgaggTAAAAAGTTAGAaagaaagttataaatataaaaagttagagagaaaattatgttttGGGAGCATTCTATCCCGAAcatgattttctctctctaattttttacataataattttttttttcatcgtAGCTTATTTTTCCAAGTGCCTGTCAGGTGAGGGGTTGTTGTGAAGTCACTATCCTCAGCGTCGCTCTCTCTATCGTTACTTTTTCTATTTACTATTTTCTTATTCAATTCTAACtagaataaattttttatacttcCATATTGAgagggaaatttgattaaatggcCCTCATAATAGGcataattccaaaaaaggcccacGGTTGATAAATCTTGAAAAAATGGTCTTTTCGCACTGTGAAATGTTGGTCATGCTCCTGATAAAACTTTTACCGCTAATGTGCGAACATTACATATGCGAGAATCGTGTAATGCTCGCACATCATCATGCGAGCATTACACGATTCTCGCATCTGTAATGTTCGCACATCGGCATGCGAGCATTACACGATTCTCGCACATCGTGTAATGCTCGCACATTAGAGTGTATAAATGATGGTCTTTGAGAAAACCCTAATGAAAGCGTCATATCTTCGGAAGGCACTAAATAAGCAGTAAACAAATAGGCGTCGGAGATGAATGTCTGATCCGGCGAACTAATCCTTACAGCattcttttatcaattttacCAGATTCGGTCTTCTCTTGTTGCTCTCtcattctaattttatttccattgttttctctctctaacttcACTGGAATTGCAACATAAGATTCATCTCCGATCCTCTTGGTTTGTTTCTTTCCTAATCGAATCTATACATTCCTTTCAGATTCTTTGTAATCTACATAAACAAAGGAACAGATTATTAACCTACCTTTAATCTTAACTTTCATTACTATAGTGTCATCCTCTCATCTATTCttcaa
This is a stretch of genomic DNA from Impatiens glandulifera chromosome 4, dImpGla2.1, whole genome shotgun sequence. It encodes these proteins:
- the LOC124934743 gene encoding AAA-ATPase At3g50940-like, with the translated sequence MRKTPSKLKNLRLRESSSRDEPPIAVVPIATAPPEDEDVEAIEAEEFIESTFADMVDDDEAEDEAMGSNSESKLPRTKIMLSKVASAAATAMLIRTIAKDFLPDEFIYYISCKLRNFLNQFSSHITMVVEQYDGLVANEIYEAAVVYLGSKASSANRRFKIKKPHKEKSISFAVDRNEQLDDEFEGVKIKWVSVCKERDNSDFPNSDFPNRRSEIRSFEINFHKKDKQKVLESYLPYVLKQAQIAKNLTKSIKIFTLDPYKLRYGDMSNVWIPVHLDHPSNFDTLAMDSEMKKMIVNDLDQFVSGREYYKKVGKAWKRGYLLYGPPGTGKSSLIAAMANHLKFDVYDLELTALDNNTDLRKLLLFTANRSILVVEDIDCTIQFHDRAGEQPSDSPPSSGESKENENKYKVTLSGFLNFVDGLWSGCGDERIIIFTTNHKEKLDPALLRPGRMDMNIHMSYCTLSGFRLLVHNYLDVDDHNSFEEIEELIGSVEVTPAEVAEQLLKCKGNNVDVALSSVLSFLSDKKKETIMSQEKQLVVEEKSEEKVHDC
- the LOC124936326 gene encoding thioredoxin H-type 2-like — its product is MGDEGVVISCHNMDAWNEHLQRCNDSNKLFVIDFTASWCGPCRFISPFLSELARKLPTVTFLKVDVDELEQVAKDWAVESMPTFMFLKEGKIVDKVVGAKKEELQQTIAKHVNGAVV